Proteins encoded within one genomic window of Microtus ochrogaster isolate Prairie Vole_2 linkage group LG4, MicOch1.0, whole genome shotgun sequence:
- the B3gnt8 gene encoding UDP-GlcNAc:betaGal beta-1,3-N-acetylglucosaminyltransferase 8, whose protein sequence is MRCRKCQLCLSALLTLLGLKVYIEWTSESWFNKAEPRGTLLSPTSHNAEPTLPINLSARLGQIGPLSLAYWNQKQRNLGVLPSTNCQTWGTVAASEILDFLLYPQDFQRFLLSAACRSFPLWLPTEGGSPVASCSDKDVPYLLLAVKSEPGHFAARQAVRETWGSTVAGTRLLFLLGSPLGMGGPDLRSLVTWESQHYGDLLLWDFLDVPYNRTLKDLLLLTWLSHHCPDVNFVLQVQDDAFVHIPALLEHLQTLPPTWAHSLYLGEVFTQAKPLRKPGPFYVPRTFFEGDYPAYASGGGYVISGRLAPWLLQAAARVMPFPFDDVYTGFCFRALGLVPRAHPGFLTAWPADRTRDPCTIRGLLLVHPVSPQDTIRLWKHLWGPELQC, encoded by the coding sequence ATGCGTTGCCGCAAGTGCCAGCTCTGCCTGTCAGCACTGCTCACACTCCTGGGCCTCAAAGTGTACATCGAATGGACATCCGAGTCCTGGTTTAACAAGGCTGAACCCAGGGGCACCCTGCTCAGTCCCACATCACACAATGCCGAGCCCACCCTGCCCATCAACCTCTCAGCACGCCTGGGTCAGATTGGTCCGCTGTCCTTGGCTTACTGGAACCAGAAGCAGCGGAACCTGGGAGTTCTGCCCAGTACGAACTGCCAGACTTGGGGGACTGTTGCAGCCTCGGAGATATTGGACTTCTTGTTGTACCCCCAGGACTTTCAGCGCTTCTTGCTGTCAGCAGCTTGTAGGAGCTTCCCTCTATGGTTGCCTACAGAGGGAGGCAGCCCAGTGGCCAGTTGCTCTGATAAGGATGTCCCCTACCTGCTCCTGGCTGTCAAGTCTGAGCCAGGACACTTTGCAGCACGCCAGGCTGTGAGGGAGACCTGGGGCAGCACAGTCGCTGGGACCCGGTTGCTCTTCCTGCTGGGGTCCCCACTAGGAATGGGGGGGCCTGACCTAAGATCACTGGTGACATGGGAGAGCCAGCACTACGGTGACCTGCTGCTCTGGGACTTCTTAGACGTTCCCTACAACCGGACACTCAAAGACCTGCTGCTGTTGACCTggctgagccaccactgccccgaTGTGAATTTTGTTCTGCAGGTTCAGGATGACGCTTTCGTGCATATCCCTGCCCTGCTGGAGCACCTGCAGACCCTGCCACCCACCTGGGCCCATAGCCTCTACCTGGGTGAGGTCTTCACCCAGGCCAAGCCACTCCGCAAGCCTGGCCCTTTCTATGTGCCGAGGACCTTCTTTGAAGGTGACTACCCAGCCTACGCAAGTGGAGGTGGTTATGTCATCTCAGGACGCCTGGCCCCCTGGCTGCTGCAGGCAGCAGCCCGCGTGATGCCTTTCCCCTTTGATGATGTCTACACTGGCTTCTGCTTCCGTGCCCTGGGCTTAGTGCCCCGTGCCCATCCAGGATTCCTCACAGCCTGGCCAGCAGATCGCACCAGGGACCCCTGCACCATACGAGGCCTGCTGCTGGTGCATCCGGTCAGCCCCCAGGACACTATTAGGCTCTGGAAACACCTGTGGGGTCCAGAGCTCCAGTGCTGA